A section of the Chryseobacterium scophthalmum genome encodes:
- a CDS encoding methylated-DNA--[protein]-cysteine S-methyltransferase has product MENQEQLNYKDISSPVGLIRAIASDKGLVAITWEGEDYKRTKLSVPVQENNHPILLQTEKQLNEYFENKRTTFEIPLDFKGTEFQVKVWEALLKIPYGATKTYGALAKILGDIKAVRAVGGALNKNPISIIVPCHRVVGASGKLVGFAGGLENKSILLDLECGFTIPSFF; this is encoded by the coding sequence ATGGAAAATCAGGAACAGTTGAACTATAAAGATATCTCGTCTCCAGTCGGATTAATCAGGGCAATTGCTTCTGACAAAGGTCTTGTGGCAATTACCTGGGAAGGTGAAGATTATAAAAGAACCAAGCTTTCTGTACCTGTGCAAGAAAATAATCATCCGATACTTTTACAGACTGAAAAGCAATTAAACGAATACTTCGAGAATAAAAGAACAACTTTTGAAATTCCTCTTGATTTTAAAGGAACTGAATTTCAGGTAAAAGTTTGGGAAGCTTTATTGAAAATTCCATACGGAGCTACCAAAACTTATGGTGCCTTGGCGAAAATTCTTGGCGATATAAAAGCAGTTCGCGCTGTTGGAGGTGCTTTAAATAAAAATCCGATATCGATTATTGTTCCGTGTCACAGAGTTGTGGGAGCGTCAGGAAAATTGGTCGGTTTTGCAGGTGGTCTGGAAAACAAATCTATTCTTCTCGATTTGGAGTGTGGTTTTACAATTCCAAGTTTTTTTTAA
- a CDS encoding LytR/AlgR family response regulator transcription factor, with translation MSKVNILIFEDFREDALQLSQVLLTNHYNVIGIAATFEQALNYIHNESVDILIIDIFIGSHPEGINLAQMINANPKTAKPFVFLTNSSDRRVFEKAKLTKPFSYLLKPFNELEILYAIEVAIEKFYEQTDTITISSNPVVANDYIFIKKGKSLKKVSIKDIIYIEVEERYCNVITESEKYLIQISLAKFLPFLESNQFIRTHRNYMVNPTKIIEVTLSENTILLQGNHIITLSNKYKDFLSNYKIF, from the coding sequence ATGAGCAAAGTCAATATTCTTATTTTTGAAGATTTTCGGGAAGATGCCCTACAGCTTTCGCAAGTATTGTTGACTAATCATTATAATGTCATCGGTATCGCTGCAACATTCGAACAGGCACTGAATTACATACATAATGAATCTGTAGATATATTGATTATCGACATTTTTATCGGCAGTCATCCTGAAGGTATTAATCTTGCACAAATGATCAATGCCAATCCAAAAACTGCCAAACCATTTGTTTTTCTTACTAATTCTTCCGATAGGCGGGTATTTGAAAAAGCAAAACTTACCAAACCATTTAGCTACCTTTTAAAACCTTTTAATGAACTGGAAATATTATATGCGATAGAAGTTGCTATAGAAAAATTTTATGAACAGACGGATACTATTACCATCAGTTCTAATCCGGTTGTTGCTAATGATTATATATTTATCAAAAAGGGTAAGAGCCTAAAGAAAGTATCTATAAAAGACATCATATATATTGAAGTAGAGGAACGTTATTGCAATGTGATTACGGAGTCTGAAAAATATTTGATACAGATATCATTGGCTAAATTTTTGCCATTTTTAGAATCTAATCAATTCATCCGAACTCACAGAAATTATATGGTTAACCCCACCAAAATCATTGAAGTTACATTGTCAGAAAATACCATTTTGCTTCAAGGAAATCATATAATCACGCTTAGTAACAAATACAAAGATTTCTTATCCAATTACAAGATATTCTAA
- a CDS encoding tetratricopeptide repeat-containing sensor histidine kinase yields the protein MKSQSIVNENIKNKSIQFSSHHNFYKASTFFLNKNEDSTLIYTGRQLDALNNPQEINHYCYYFRGIAFKKKRMFEEAKNEFGKIPDDFIFKQKIQVYLGDIAVEKQNYKQALNFYEQVRKNKEFEKFDIDEAKVIHNVGLCHLHLKDYKNAEIYLIKSLKLHENKKDTVTIISSYMDIAGMYYEQYLDNLAIPFYKKAYILSKKIKGNYLLKKNAALNMAVVEENKKKYSQSLKYRKESEIWNDSLNNQSRVWSTVQLEKKLAIKSKQVEVNVLKAQNRLEALEKNRILYITILLLIMFLGGIYFYLQKLKTNKVILDQKTKLDESNTAKDILFSIVSHDLRSYINSLKNSYFKMQANIEDSDLVKLKEEIRTGSTIAESTNHLLNNLLHWALMQTNQLYFNQENINIYMITEQVVYNYRSLMIEKNILFENNLTNNLKVKADQESLKIILRNILDNAIKYTDKGGKILIYTNAIYDQYHSITVEDSGKGMSEELQNEILHDSKIISDKKKSSRGLGLHLCQSLIKKNLGLFKLESSTNIGTKITISLLSA from the coding sequence ATGAAGTCTCAAAGTATTGTAAATGAGAATATAAAGAATAAATCTATTCAATTTTCATCACACCATAATTTTTATAAAGCTTCCACATTTTTTCTTAATAAGAATGAAGATTCTACTTTAATTTACACCGGGAGGCAATTGGATGCATTGAACAATCCACAAGAGATCAATCATTATTGTTACTATTTCCGGGGCATTGCTTTTAAAAAGAAAAGAATGTTTGAAGAAGCAAAAAATGAGTTTGGAAAAATCCCAGACGATTTTATTTTTAAACAAAAAATACAGGTGTATTTAGGTGATATTGCAGTAGAAAAACAGAATTATAAACAAGCCCTAAATTTTTACGAACAGGTAAGAAAAAATAAGGAATTTGAAAAATTTGATATTGATGAAGCAAAAGTCATTCACAACGTAGGATTGTGTCACCTTCATTTGAAAGATTATAAAAATGCAGAAATATATTTAATTAAAAGCCTAAAACTGCATGAAAATAAGAAAGATACAGTAACAATAATAAGTTCCTATATGGATATTGCGGGGATGTATTATGAGCAGTATCTGGATAATTTGGCCATTCCATTTTATAAAAAAGCTTATATATTATCAAAAAAAATAAAGGGCAATTATCTTCTCAAAAAAAATGCAGCACTGAATATGGCTGTTGTAGAAGAAAACAAAAAGAAATATTCGCAATCGTTAAAATACAGGAAAGAGTCTGAGATATGGAATGATTCTCTCAATAATCAAAGTCGAGTATGGTCTACTGTTCAGCTTGAAAAAAAATTGGCTATAAAAAGTAAACAAGTGGAAGTAAATGTACTAAAAGCTCAAAATAGATTGGAAGCTCTTGAAAAAAACAGGATTCTTTATATAACAATCTTACTTTTGATAATGTTTTTGGGAGGTATTTATTTTTATCTTCAAAAGCTTAAAACCAATAAAGTTATACTCGATCAAAAAACAAAACTAGACGAATCTAATACAGCTAAAGACATCTTGTTTTCTATCGTGAGCCATGACCTGCGATCTTATATTAATTCATTAAAGAACAGCTATTTTAAAATGCAGGCCAATATAGAAGATTCGGATCTTGTTAAATTGAAAGAGGAGATAAGGACAGGTTCTACTATTGCCGAATCTACAAATCATCTTCTGAATAACCTTTTGCATTGGGCATTGATGCAGACCAATCAGCTTTATTTTAATCAGGAAAACATCAATATCTACATGATAACCGAACAGGTCGTTTACAACTACAGATCTTTGATGATTGAAAAAAATATTTTATTTGAAAATAACTTAACAAATAATTTAAAAGTTAAGGCAGATCAGGAATCTCTGAAGATTATATTGAGAAATATTTTGGATAATGCCATAAAATATACAGATAAAGGAGGTAAAATTTTGATTTATACGAACGCAATTTACGACCAATATCATTCTATAACAGTTGAGGATAGCGGAAAAGGTATGAGTGAGGAATTACAGAATGAGATATTACATGATTCTAAAATAATTTCAGATAAAAAAAAGTCTTCAAGAGGTTTAGGATTACATCTTTGTCAGTCGTTAATTAAAAAAAACCTGGGTCTTTTTAAACTGGAATCAAGTACAAATATTGGGACCAAAATAACCATTTCATTATTAAGTGCATAA
- a CDS encoding DUF2589 domain-containing protein gives MNDQLLSVAQQFSGLPIDSLIGGPLLAAAKANANMAYTQTQFLLDTCFNQDATSKNYTPIIINMELQNNVITPGDPTATPPTETTVTPFTTIFNLPILTIIPLNSLAVDNVDIDFEMEVKSSFSQDTQQDTSKETKGEGGFEAKAGWGPFSVTIHGSVSYDSKESSSDSTHYEKSNSAKYSVKVHAGQLPLPKGVLTIIDAYSKNITPIQVPAKDK, from the coding sequence ATGAACGATCAATTATTATCTGTGGCTCAACAGTTTTCTGGGCTACCAATCGACTCTCTAATTGGAGGACCATTATTGGCAGCAGCCAAAGCTAACGCAAATATGGCATATACGCAGACACAGTTTCTTTTGGATACATGCTTTAATCAGGATGCAACCTCCAAGAATTATACACCGATTATCATCAATATGGAATTACAGAATAATGTAATTACACCAGGTGATCCAACGGCTACTCCTCCTACAGAAACTACGGTTACACCATTTACAACAATCTTTAATCTACCTATTTTAACCATAATTCCTTTAAATTCTCTTGCAGTAGATAATGTAGATATTGATTTTGAAATGGAAGTAAAATCAAGCTTCTCTCAAGATACGCAACAAGACACAAGTAAAGAAACAAAAGGAGAGGGCGGTTTTGAAGCAAAAGCAGGATGGGGACCATTCTCAGTCACCATTCATGGAAGTGTAAGCTACGATTCTAAAGAATCTTCTTCTGATAGTACTCATTACGAGAAAAGTAATAGTGCAAAATACAGCGTGAAGGTTCATGCAGGTCAGTTACCTCTGCCAAAAGGAGTGTTAACAATTATTGATGCGTACAGCAAAAATATTACACCAATTCAGGTTCCTGCCAAAGATAAGTAA
- a CDS encoding DUF2589 domain-containing protein, producing the protein MSDQEQYNHKAALIEDLLAAPFIAAANANSKMAQEQVKFLMETCFDAKEDSFSPKMVSLTIRKNNQSETEPDELLTFELPLITIIPFNSLCVKDINVKFDMEIVSLAPKHVADNDETGKKNMEMRGSVVASKSDDSPTQKRHQSKMHVEITGGTIPLPVGLTTILKFYSNNIQLKS; encoded by the coding sequence ATGAGTGATCAGGAACAATACAATCATAAAGCAGCTTTAATAGAAGATCTCTTGGCAGCACCTTTCATTGCAGCTGCAAATGCTAATTCTAAAATGGCACAGGAACAGGTTAAATTTTTAATGGAAACGTGTTTTGACGCAAAAGAGGATTCATTTTCTCCAAAAATGGTCAGCCTGACTATCAGGAAAAATAATCAGTCTGAGACTGAACCCGACGAACTGCTGACTTTTGAGTTACCATTGATAACGATTATACCTTTTAACTCACTCTGTGTAAAAGATATTAATGTAAAGTTTGATATGGAGATCGTATCTCTAGCCCCAAAACATGTGGCAGACAATGATGAAACCGGCAAAAAAAATATGGAGATGAGGGGAAGTGTGGTGGCTTCGAAAAGCGATGACAGCCCTACCCAGAAAAGACATCAGTCTAAAATGCATGTAGAAATAACAGGCGGAACTATACCGCTTCCTGTAGGATTAACAACAATACTGAAATTTTATTCTAATAACATTCAATTAAAATCTTAA
- a CDS encoding DNA-3-methyladenine glycosylase family protein, with protein sequence MKKTTHCVVLKEIETFHPENFQELCNHLASQDQDLKLILENHGYPPMWTRENTFETLIHIILEQQVSLASALAALNKLKEKLTEITPEKILQLSDEEMRECYVSRQKNIYIKSLANAIINGEIDLEKLSKMSNDEVRKELVSLKGIGNWTVDVYLMFTLQRTDIFPIGDLAAVNALKRLKQLPPKSTKEEILEISERWKPFRSVASMMLWHYYLSAPKKPKNP encoded by the coding sequence ATGAAGAAAACCACACATTGTGTCGTTTTAAAAGAAATAGAAACCTTCCATCCGGAAAATTTTCAGGAGTTGTGTAATCATTTAGCAAGTCAGGATCAGGATTTAAAATTAATTCTGGAAAATCATGGCTATCCTCCAATGTGGACACGTGAAAATACTTTTGAAACCCTCATTCATATCATTTTGGAACAGCAGGTTTCTTTGGCTTCGGCTTTGGCAGCTTTAAATAAATTAAAAGAAAAATTGACAGAAATCACTCCTGAAAAAATTCTTCAGTTAAGCGATGAGGAAATGAGGGAATGCTATGTCAGTCGTCAGAAAAACATTTATATCAAAAGCTTGGCAAATGCAATTATAAATGGTGAAATTGACCTTGAAAAACTTTCGAAAATGTCGAATGATGAGGTACGAAAAGAATTAGTCAGCTTAAAAGGAATCGGAAACTGGACTGTTGATGTCTATTTAATGTTTACTCTTCAAAGAACAGATATTTTCCCGATCGGTGATCTTGCTGCAGTAAATGCTTTAAAACGCCTGAAACAACTTCCTCCAAAATCTACCAAAGAAGAAATTCTTGAAATCAGTGAAAGATGGAAACCTTTCCGGTCGGTAGCTTCAATGATGCTTTGGCATTACTATCTTTCCGCTCCAAAAAAACCAAAGAATCCTTAA
- a CDS encoding DUF2589 domain-containing protein, whose amino-acid sequence MVNFKNLIEALNDSITIANESLLSNHNEFIDTYFEKAENGGLIAKTVTLNFPVKMGDNTIKDVPVNAPVITLIPVYSPKVEEVKLTASLEIALDNDELMVSFSNDEKSSSLFGNKSKTSTAKLEIVLKPGETTEGMKDIIEGYEKVLRAQIPG is encoded by the coding sequence ATGGTAAATTTTAAAAATTTAATAGAAGCGCTGAACGATTCCATCACCATAGCTAATGAATCTTTATTGAGTAACCATAATGAGTTTATTGACACTTATTTTGAAAAAGCTGAAAATGGCGGTCTGATTGCAAAAACTGTAACACTTAATTTCCCTGTTAAAATGGGAGATAATACAATAAAAGATGTTCCTGTAAATGCTCCGGTCATAACACTTATACCCGTTTATTCTCCAAAAGTGGAGGAGGTTAAATTGACGGCAAGCCTTGAAATAGCTTTAGATAATGATGAGTTAATGGTAAGCTTTTCAAATGATGAAAAATCAAGCAGCCTCTTTGGTAATAAAAGCAAAACCTCAACTGCTAAACTAGAAATTGTTCTTAAACCTGGTGAAACTACAGAAGGAATGAAAGATATTATTGAAGGTTACGAGAAAGTACTGAGAGCACAAATCCCAGGTTAA
- a CDS encoding glycoside hydrolase family 25 protein: MNLISKIVIGAVTINALGLAVISYKITDKDLKYKVRQMIPESSKSTLTTDKNVSSKTINDNPIENNNNLKTSLQGIDVSHWNGNIVEDLPKKDNLKFVICKSTQGEKDVDPEFEKNWKYLDENNIMKGTYHFYVYSQDPIKQAEHFCKTVDKVAKIKDTDFPLIIDVEEMSLPRKSIDLHRLKNDLMAFLNFVENKTNRTPIIYSDFSFLNKYLNHSDFSKYPLWLAEYSHSLQPKIPSIWRKKGCLIWQKTDSYHVNSTDTDFDIYYKE, from the coding sequence ATGAATTTAATATCAAAAATAGTTATTGGCGCAGTAACAATTAACGCACTAGGATTAGCTGTAATATCCTATAAAATAACAGACAAAGACTTAAAATACAAAGTCAGACAAATGATACCGGAGTCTTCAAAAAGCACTTTGACAACAGACAAAAATGTTTCTTCGAAAACAATAAATGATAACCCAATAGAAAATAATAATAATCTTAAAACCTCTTTACAAGGAATTGACGTTTCACATTGGAATGGCAATATTGTGGAAGATTTGCCCAAAAAAGACAATCTGAAATTTGTAATCTGCAAATCTACACAAGGAGAAAAGGATGTAGATCCCGAGTTTGAAAAAAATTGGAAATACTTAGATGAAAACAATATCATGAAAGGGACTTACCATTTTTATGTATATTCTCAAGACCCTATAAAACAGGCTGAACATTTCTGTAAAACTGTAGATAAAGTAGCTAAGATTAAAGATACTGATTTCCCCTTAATTATTGATGTTGAAGAAATGAGCCTTCCAAGAAAATCAATTGATCTCCATAGGTTAAAAAATGATTTGATGGCATTTTTAAACTTTGTTGAAAACAAAACAAACCGAACGCCAATTATCTATTCCGATTTTTCTTTTCTGAATAAATATTTAAACCATTCCGATTTTTCAAAATATCCTTTGTGGCTAGCTGAATATTCTCATTCTTTACAACCTAAAATACCTTCAATCTGGAGAAAAAAAGGCTGCCTGATTTGGCAAAAAACAGACAGTTATCATGTAAATTCAACGGATACCGATTTTGATATTTACTACAAGGAATAA